The window TACGGACTGCATGTTCGCCTCCGGTTGCTCTCCACCCCGCCTCACAGCGACGCAGTTACCTTCGGCTACCGGGAGTGGGCATTCTCCCAGGAGAAGACTTTCACCTCCCCAATCGCGCCTGCTCCCAGGCGCACTCATTCCGGGCTTGACCCGGAATCTAGGAAATACTTGATAATACTGGATTCCGGCTTTCGCCGGAATGACATAATTGCTGGTTTTATACAGTTTTGCAGAGGTCCCCTTTTGTGATTATACGTAGGCGACTGGTACGTGTCAATGGTATATGGCTGCGAAAAATTTCGTGATGGCTCAGTGGCAAGAAAAAGCTTTACACATCTTTGCCTTCATTATGAGAATCGGTTTTCATGCGGTCTCCAAACTTTTCAGTTTTTTACCTTGACACAGTGAAGTTCTTCCCAATATTGTTTCTGTACAATCATTTCCAATCCAGTAGTGAAGGGAAAACATGGACATCACTTCTGCCATCCTGACCATAGCAGGACTCGCTCTTTTCGAGTCCATTACCAGCATTGACAACGCCATCATTAATGCGGAAGTGCTGACTACCATGAACCCGCGAGCCAGGCGGTGGTTTCTGACCTGGGGAATAGGCCTCGCTGTTTTTGGCGTCCGCGGTCTTCTACCCTGGCTGATCGTCTGGGTTATAGCACCGGGATTGGGGCCATTGCAGGCCTTCACGGCCACATTGACGGGCGATCAAACGGCTCTTCGCGCTATTCAGCAAAGCTCGCCTGTCCTTCTTATCGGCGGCGGGGTGTTCTTCATTTTTCTCTTCTTTCACTGGCTGTTTCTTGAACCAAAAAAATTCGGATTACCCGGAGAAAGTTTTTTTTCCCGTCAGGGGGCCTGGTTTTATGCTGTTGTCTCGATTCTCCTGATGATCATCGTCTGGTTTGCTCTGGAAAAAGACCCGATGCTTGCATTCGGAGCCGTTGTCGGATCGACCGCCTTCTTCATCACGCATGGATTCAAACGTCATGCCGAGCACCAGGAAGAGCGACTCTTAAGCGGCGAGAATCATCTGTCTGATGTCTCAAAGATAATTTATCTGGAAGTAATTGACGCTACCTTTTCCATCGATGGTGTCGTAGGGGCCTTTGCTTTTACCCTGTCGGTGCCATTGATTCTTCTGGGAAACGGCATCGGCGCCATTGTTGTCCGACAACTTACCGTGTATAACGTGGACAAAATCAAGAAATACATCTATCTTAAGAACGGGGCCATGTATTCCGTTTTAGTCCTGGGCTGTGCCATGATCGCCCATGGTTTCGGTATCCATGTCCCCGAGTGGTTTTCCCCGCTGGCGACCATTGCAATCGTCGCATACTTTATCCTGATTTCCTGGCTGCATGCCAGAAAACTCAAGCAATAGCAGGATCATATGGCCGGTTACATAAGGAGAATTGATAATGCATCAGTTTAACTATCTATTTACCCCCATCGATGTAGGCACAATGGAAATCAGAAACAGGATTGTAATGTTGCCGTTGACGACAGGGTTCTGCGAAAACGATGAGACAGTCGGCAACCGCTTCATTGCCTTTTACGCGGCAAGGGCAAAAGGAGGGGTCGGGCTGATTATTGTTCCC is drawn from Deltaproteobacteria bacterium and contains these coding sequences:
- a CDS encoding DUF475 domain-containing protein produces the protein MDITSAILTIAGLALFESITSIDNAIINAEVLTTMNPRARRWFLTWGIGLAVFGVRGLLPWLIVWVIAPGLGPLQAFTATLTGDQTALRAIQQSSPVLLIGGGVFFIFLFFHWLFLEPKKFGLPGESFFSRQGAWFYAVVSILLMIIVWFALEKDPMLAFGAVVGSTAFFITHGFKRHAEHQEERLLSGENHLSDVSKIIYLEVIDATFSIDGVVGAFAFTLSVPLILLGNGIGAIVVRQLTVYNVDKIKKYIYLKNGAMYSVLVLGCAMIAHGFGIHVPEWFSPLATIAIVAYFILISWLHARKLKQ